The DNA window TATGATGAAAGTAAAATTGATTGTGACTGATGAACAGCGCAAGATAGCTTTTAATATTAGAAACGAAGTTTTTGTAGAGGAACAGCAGGTGCCTAGAGAAGATGAGTTTGATGAGTTTGAAAATGAATCTCGCCACTTTTTGGCAACTATTCACCAGCAGCCTTGTGGAGCTGCTCGTTGGCGTTATACCCCAAAAGGAATCAAACTAGAACGCTTTGCCGTATTGTCTTCTTTTCGTCGTCAGGGAGTAGCTTCTGCATTGTTGCAGGCAGTGATAGATGATGTACAAGCACAACCCAACACTGAAGGTAGACTGATGTATATGCATGCACAAACAACTGCCCTCCCTTTGTACAAAAAATTTGGATTTAAAGTTCAAGGTGATTTATTTGTAGAATGTGACATTGAACATTAC is part of the Microscilla marina ATCC 23134 genome and encodes:
- a CDS encoding GNAT family N-acetyltransferase, with product MMKVKLIVTDEQRKIAFNIRNEVFVEEQQVPREDEFDEFENESRHFLATIHQQPCGAARWRYTPKGIKLERFAVLSSFRRQGVASALLQAVIDDVQAQPNTEGRLMYMHAQTTALPLYKKFGFKVQGDLFVECDIEHYLMTKVVKA